One Lutra lutra chromosome 18, mLutLut1.2, whole genome shotgun sequence genomic window carries:
- the NSUN5 gene encoding 28S rRNA (cytosine-C(5))-methyltransferase isoform X1 has translation MALYATAATVLAAVEGRRGSIKGLVYASSFQNVKQLYALVCETQRYSAVLDAVIAGAGLLRAEKKLRPHLAKVLVYELLLGKGFRGGGGRWRPLLERHQARLKAELARLKVQRRVSRNEDLLQVGARPGTASQVPRFVRVNTLKTSPDDAVDYFKRQGFSYQGRASSLEELRALKGKCFLLDPLLPELLVFPAQTDLHDHPLYRAGHLILQDKASCLPAMLLAPPPGSHVLDACAAPGNKTSHLAALLRNQGKIFAFDRDAGRLASMATLLARAGVSCCELAEEDFLAVSPSDQRYRQVQYILLDPSCSGSGMPARSLEEPGAGTPSNARLQALAGFQQRALRHALTFPSLRRLVYSTCSLCQEENEDVVWDALQQNPGAFRLAPVLPSWPHRGLSTFPGAEHCLRASPETTLTGGFFVAVLERVEVSSSVPEAEVAAPELTAGTARRRKRRRRQASAPGTPQVCGAAPAPGSS, from the exons ATGGCGCTGTACGCGACGGCGGCGACGGTGCTGGCAGCCGTGGAGGGCCGACGGGGCTCCATCAAGGGGCTGGTGTACGCCAGCAGCTTCCAG AACGTCAAGCAGCTGTACGCGCTGGTGTGCGAGACGCAGCGCTACTCCGCCGTGCTGGACGCCGTGATCGCCGGCGCCGGCCTCCTCCGCGCCGAGAAGAAGCTGCGGCCGCACCTGGCCAAG GTGCTCGTGTACGAGCTGCTGCTGGGGAAGGGCTTTAGGGGGGGCGGGGGCCGCTGGAGACCTCTGCTGGAGCGGCACCAGGCCAGGCTGAAAGCGGAGTTGGCGCGGCTCAAGGTTCAGCGCCGGGTGAGCCGCAACGAGGACCTGTTGCAAGTGGGAGCCAGGCCTGGCACGG CCTCGCAGGTGCCTCGGTTCGTGCGTGTGAACACCCTCAAGACCAGCCCTGATGATGCAGTTGATTATTTCAAGAGACAAGGTTTCTCCTACCAGGGTCGGGCTTCGAG CCTCGAGGAGCTGCGGGCCCTCAAAGGGAAGTGCTTTCTCCTGGACCCCTTGTTGCCAGAGCTGCTGGTGTTCCCGGCCCAGACGGATCTGCACGACCACCCTCTGTACCGGGCGGGTCACCTCATCCTGCAGGACAAG GCCAGCTGCCTCCCGGCCATGCTGCTGGCCCCTCCCCCGGGCTCGCACGTCCTCGACGCCTGCGCTGCCCCAGGCAACAAGACCAGTCACTTGGCCGCTCTGCTCAGGAACCAGGG GAAGATCTTTGCCTTTGACCGGGACGCCGGGCGGCTGGCGTCCATGGCTACCCTGCTGGCCCGGGCTGGAGTCTCGTGCTGCGAGCTGGCGGAGGAGGACTTCCTGGCGGTCTCACCCTCTGACCAGCGCTACCGTCAGGTCCAGTATATCTTACTGGACCCTTCTTGTAGCGGCTCAG GAATGCCAGCCAGATCGCTGGAGGAGCCCGGGGCAGGCACCCCGAGCAACGCGCGCCTGCAGGCCCTGGCTGGCTTCCAGCAGCGAGCACTGCGCCACGCGCTCACCTTCCCCTCCCTGCGGCGCCTGGTCTACTCCACATGCTCCCTGTGCCAGGAGGAGAACGAGGATGTGGTGTGGGACGCCCTCCAGCAGAACCCAGGGGCCTTCAG GCTAGCTCCCGTCCTACCCTCCTGGCCCCACCGAGGCCTCAGCACTTTCCCAGGGGCTGAACACTGCCTCCGGGCCTCCCCCGAGACCACGCTCACTGGTGGCTTCTTTGTCGCTGTTCTGGAACGGGTTGAAGTGTCGAG CTCGGTCCCCGAGGCTGAAGTAGCAGCACCCGAACTCACGGCCGGCACAGCCCGGCGGCGGAAGAGGAGACGGCGCCAGGCCTCCGCACCGGGCACGCCGCAGGTCTGCGGAGCCGCGCCTGCTCCGGGGAGCAGTTAG
- the TRIM50 gene encoding E3 ubiquitin-protein ligase TRIM50 isoform X1, translated as MGLVAGRAGRLAGDVWLVRCRVRWMAGQVSVPALEDRLQCPICLEVFKEPMMLPCGHSYCKGCLVSLSRHLDSELRCPVCRQEVDSSSPPPNVSLARVIEALQFPGDPEPKVCEHHRNPLSLFCERDQELICGLCGLLGSHQHHRVTPVSTVYSRMKEELAALISNLKQEQKKVDEHIAKLGNNRTRIVNESDIFSWVIRREFQELHHLVDEEKARCLEGLEGHTRGLVASLDMQLEQAQGTQERLVQAERVLEQFSNESHHEFIRKYHSVASRAELQQARPLDGTFSPISFKPGLHQADIKLTVWKRLFRKVLPAPESLKLDPATAHPLLELSKGNTVVQCGLLAQRRASQPERFDYSTCVLASRGFSWGRHYWEVVVGNKSDWRLGVIKGTASRKGKLSKSPENGVWLIGLKEGRVYEAFGCPRVPLPVAGHPHRIGVYLHYERGELTFFDADRPDDLRLLYTFQADFQGKLYPILDTCWHERGSNTLPMVLSPPSGPAHLSPPQPTKL; from the exons ATGGGCCTTGTGGCGGGGCGTGCCGGGCGCCTGGCTGGAGACGTGTGGCTCGTGAGGTG CCGGGTACGGTGGATGGCGGGGCAGGTGAGCGTGCCCGCACTAGAGGACCGCCTTCAGTGCCCCATCTGCCTTGAGGTCTTCAAGGAGCCCATGATGCTGCCGTGTGGCCACTCCTACTGCAAGGGCTGCCTGGTGTCCCTGTCCCGCCACCTGGACTCAGAGCTCCGCTGCCCAGTGTGCCGACAGGAGGTGGATAGCAGCAGCCCCCCGCCCAACGTGTCCCTGGCACGGGTGATTGAAGCCTTACAGTTCCCTGGGGACCCAGAGCCCAAGGTCTGTGAGCACCACCGGAACCCGCTCAGCCTCTTCTGTGAGAGGGACCAGGAGCTCATCTGTGGCCTCTGTGGCCTGCTGGGCTCCCACCAGCATCACCGTGTCACACCCGTCTCCACAGTCTACAGCCGCATGAAG GAGGAGCTGGCGGCTCTCATCTCCAACCTGAAGCAGGAGCAGAAGAAGGTGGACGAGCATATTGCCAAGCTGGGCAACAACCGGACCCGCATTGTC AATGAATCGGATATCTTCAGCTGGGTGATTCGTCGTGAGTTCCAGGAGCTGCACCACCTGGTGGATGAGGAGAAGGCCCGCTGCCTGGAGGGGTTGGAAGGTCACACCCGCGGCCTCGTGGCCTCCCTGGACATGCAGCTAGAGCAGGCCCAGGGCACTCAGGAGCGGCTGGTCCAGGCCGAGCGCGTCCTGGAGCAGTTCAGTAATGAGAGTCACCACGAGTTCATCCGG AAGTATCACTCCGTGGCCTCCAG AGCAGAGCTCCAGCAGGCCCGGCCTCTGGACGGCACCTTCAGCCCCATCTCCTTCAAGCCAGGCCTCCACCAGGCTGACATCAAGCTGACCGTGTGGAAGAGGCTCTTCCGAAAGGTTCTGCCGG CCCCAGAGTCCCTCAAGCTAGACCCTGCCACCGCCCACCCCCTCCTGGAACTCTCCAAGGGCAACACGGTGGTGCAGTGCGGCCTCCTGGCCCAGCGGCGGGCCAGCCAGCCGGAGCGCTTTGACTACAGTACGTGCGTCCTGGCCAGCCGGGGCTTCTCCTGGGGCCGCCACTACTGGGAGGTCGTGGTGGGCAACAAGAGCGACTGGCGCCTGGGGGTCATCAAGGGCACGGCCAGTCGCAAGGGCAAGCTGAGCAAGTCCCCGGAGAACGGCGTGTGGCTCATCGGCCTGAAGGAGGGCCGCGTGTATGAGGCCTTCGGCTGCCCCCGGGTGCCCCTGCCTGTGGCCGGCCACCCGCACCGCATCGGCGTCTACTTGCACTACGAACGAGGGGAGCTCACCTTCTTCGATGCTGACCGCCCCGACGACCTGCGGCTGCTCTACACGTTCCAGGCTGACTTCCAGGGCAAGCTCTACCCCATCCTGGACACGTGCTGGCACGAAAGGGGCAGCAACACCCTCCCGATGGTGCTGTCCCCGCCCAGCGGGCCTGCCCACCTCAGCCCCCCGCAGCCCACCAAGCTGTAG
- the TRIM50 gene encoding E3 ubiquitin-protein ligase TRIM50 isoform X2, giving the protein MGLVAGRAGRLAGDVWLVRCRVRWMAGQVSVPALEDRLQCPICLEVFKEPMMLPCGHSYCKGCLVSLSRHLDSELRCPVCRQEVDSSSPPPNVSLARVIEALQFPGDPEPKVCEHHRNPLSLFCERDQELICGLCGLLGSHQHHRVTPVSTVYSRMKEELAALISNLKQEQKKVDEHIAKLGNNRTRIVNESDIFSWVIRREFQELHHLVDEEKARCLEGLEGHTRGLVASLDMQLEQAQGTQERLVQAERVLEQFSNESHHEFIRYHSVASRAELQQARPLDGTFSPISFKPGLHQADIKLTVWKRLFRKVLPAPESLKLDPATAHPLLELSKGNTVVQCGLLAQRRASQPERFDYSTCVLASRGFSWGRHYWEVVVGNKSDWRLGVIKGTASRKGKLSKSPENGVWLIGLKEGRVYEAFGCPRVPLPVAGHPHRIGVYLHYERGELTFFDADRPDDLRLLYTFQADFQGKLYPILDTCWHERGSNTLPMVLSPPSGPAHLSPPQPTKL; this is encoded by the exons ATGGGCCTTGTGGCGGGGCGTGCCGGGCGCCTGGCTGGAGACGTGTGGCTCGTGAGGTG CCGGGTACGGTGGATGGCGGGGCAGGTGAGCGTGCCCGCACTAGAGGACCGCCTTCAGTGCCCCATCTGCCTTGAGGTCTTCAAGGAGCCCATGATGCTGCCGTGTGGCCACTCCTACTGCAAGGGCTGCCTGGTGTCCCTGTCCCGCCACCTGGACTCAGAGCTCCGCTGCCCAGTGTGCCGACAGGAGGTGGATAGCAGCAGCCCCCCGCCCAACGTGTCCCTGGCACGGGTGATTGAAGCCTTACAGTTCCCTGGGGACCCAGAGCCCAAGGTCTGTGAGCACCACCGGAACCCGCTCAGCCTCTTCTGTGAGAGGGACCAGGAGCTCATCTGTGGCCTCTGTGGCCTGCTGGGCTCCCACCAGCATCACCGTGTCACACCCGTCTCCACAGTCTACAGCCGCATGAAG GAGGAGCTGGCGGCTCTCATCTCCAACCTGAAGCAGGAGCAGAAGAAGGTGGACGAGCATATTGCCAAGCTGGGCAACAACCGGACCCGCATTGTC AATGAATCGGATATCTTCAGCTGGGTGATTCGTCGTGAGTTCCAGGAGCTGCACCACCTGGTGGATGAGGAGAAGGCCCGCTGCCTGGAGGGGTTGGAAGGTCACACCCGCGGCCTCGTGGCCTCCCTGGACATGCAGCTAGAGCAGGCCCAGGGCACTCAGGAGCGGCTGGTCCAGGCCGAGCGCGTCCTGGAGCAGTTCAGTAATGAGAGTCACCACGAGTTCATCCGG TATCACTCCGTGGCCTCCAG AGCAGAGCTCCAGCAGGCCCGGCCTCTGGACGGCACCTTCAGCCCCATCTCCTTCAAGCCAGGCCTCCACCAGGCTGACATCAAGCTGACCGTGTGGAAGAGGCTCTTCCGAAAGGTTCTGCCGG CCCCAGAGTCCCTCAAGCTAGACCCTGCCACCGCCCACCCCCTCCTGGAACTCTCCAAGGGCAACACGGTGGTGCAGTGCGGCCTCCTGGCCCAGCGGCGGGCCAGCCAGCCGGAGCGCTTTGACTACAGTACGTGCGTCCTGGCCAGCCGGGGCTTCTCCTGGGGCCGCCACTACTGGGAGGTCGTGGTGGGCAACAAGAGCGACTGGCGCCTGGGGGTCATCAAGGGCACGGCCAGTCGCAAGGGCAAGCTGAGCAAGTCCCCGGAGAACGGCGTGTGGCTCATCGGCCTGAAGGAGGGCCGCGTGTATGAGGCCTTCGGCTGCCCCCGGGTGCCCCTGCCTGTGGCCGGCCACCCGCACCGCATCGGCGTCTACTTGCACTACGAACGAGGGGAGCTCACCTTCTTCGATGCTGACCGCCCCGACGACCTGCGGCTGCTCTACACGTTCCAGGCTGACTTCCAGGGCAAGCTCTACCCCATCCTGGACACGTGCTGGCACGAAAGGGGCAGCAACACCCTCCCGATGGTGCTGTCCCCGCCCAGCGGGCCTGCCCACCTCAGCCCCCCGCAGCCCACCAAGCTGTAG
- the NSUN5 gene encoding 28S rRNA (cytosine-C(5))-methyltransferase isoform X2 — MALYATAATVLAAVEGRRGSIKGLVYASSFQNVKQLYALVCETQRYSAVLDAVIAGAGLLRAEKKLRPHLAKVLVYELLLGKGFRGGGGRWRPLLERHQARLKAELARLKVQRRVSRNEDLLQVGARPGTASQVPRFVRVNTLKTSPDDAVDYFKRQGFSYQGRASSLEELRALKGKCFLLDPLLPELLVFPAQTDLHDHPLYRAGHLILQDKASCLPAMLLAPPPGSHVLDACAAPGNKTSHLAALLRNQGKIFAFDRDAGRLASMATLLARAGVSCCELAEEDFLAVSPSDQRYRQVQYILLDPSCSGSGMPARSLEEPGAGTPSNARLQALAGFQQRALRHALTFPSLRRLVYSTCSLCQEENEDVVWDALQQNPGAFRLAPVLPSWPHRGLSTFPGAEHCLRASPETTLTGGFFVAVLERVEVSSSVPEAEVAAPELTAGTARRRKRRRRQASAPAPGSS, encoded by the exons ATGGCGCTGTACGCGACGGCGGCGACGGTGCTGGCAGCCGTGGAGGGCCGACGGGGCTCCATCAAGGGGCTGGTGTACGCCAGCAGCTTCCAG AACGTCAAGCAGCTGTACGCGCTGGTGTGCGAGACGCAGCGCTACTCCGCCGTGCTGGACGCCGTGATCGCCGGCGCCGGCCTCCTCCGCGCCGAGAAGAAGCTGCGGCCGCACCTGGCCAAG GTGCTCGTGTACGAGCTGCTGCTGGGGAAGGGCTTTAGGGGGGGCGGGGGCCGCTGGAGACCTCTGCTGGAGCGGCACCAGGCCAGGCTGAAAGCGGAGTTGGCGCGGCTCAAGGTTCAGCGCCGGGTGAGCCGCAACGAGGACCTGTTGCAAGTGGGAGCCAGGCCTGGCACGG CCTCGCAGGTGCCTCGGTTCGTGCGTGTGAACACCCTCAAGACCAGCCCTGATGATGCAGTTGATTATTTCAAGAGACAAGGTTTCTCCTACCAGGGTCGGGCTTCGAG CCTCGAGGAGCTGCGGGCCCTCAAAGGGAAGTGCTTTCTCCTGGACCCCTTGTTGCCAGAGCTGCTGGTGTTCCCGGCCCAGACGGATCTGCACGACCACCCTCTGTACCGGGCGGGTCACCTCATCCTGCAGGACAAG GCCAGCTGCCTCCCGGCCATGCTGCTGGCCCCTCCCCCGGGCTCGCACGTCCTCGACGCCTGCGCTGCCCCAGGCAACAAGACCAGTCACTTGGCCGCTCTGCTCAGGAACCAGGG GAAGATCTTTGCCTTTGACCGGGACGCCGGGCGGCTGGCGTCCATGGCTACCCTGCTGGCCCGGGCTGGAGTCTCGTGCTGCGAGCTGGCGGAGGAGGACTTCCTGGCGGTCTCACCCTCTGACCAGCGCTACCGTCAGGTCCAGTATATCTTACTGGACCCTTCTTGTAGCGGCTCAG GAATGCCAGCCAGATCGCTGGAGGAGCCCGGGGCAGGCACCCCGAGCAACGCGCGCCTGCAGGCCCTGGCTGGCTTCCAGCAGCGAGCACTGCGCCACGCGCTCACCTTCCCCTCCCTGCGGCGCCTGGTCTACTCCACATGCTCCCTGTGCCAGGAGGAGAACGAGGATGTGGTGTGGGACGCCCTCCAGCAGAACCCAGGGGCCTTCAG GCTAGCTCCCGTCCTACCCTCCTGGCCCCACCGAGGCCTCAGCACTTTCCCAGGGGCTGAACACTGCCTCCGGGCCTCCCCCGAGACCACGCTCACTGGTGGCTTCTTTGTCGCTGTTCTGGAACGGGTTGAAGTGTCGAG CTCGGTCCCCGAGGCTGAAGTAGCAGCACCCGAACTCACGGCCGGCACAGCCCGGCGGCGGAAGAGGAGACGGCGCCAGGCCT CCGCGCCTGCTCCGGGGAGCAGTTAG
- the TRIM50 gene encoding E3 ubiquitin-protein ligase TRIM50 isoform X3, giving the protein MAGQVSVPALEDRLQCPICLEVFKEPMMLPCGHSYCKGCLVSLSRHLDSELRCPVCRQEVDSSSPPPNVSLARVIEALQFPGDPEPKVCEHHRNPLSLFCERDQELICGLCGLLGSHQHHRVTPVSTVYSRMKEELAALISNLKQEQKKVDEHIAKLGNNRTRIVNESDIFSWVIRREFQELHHLVDEEKARCLEGLEGHTRGLVASLDMQLEQAQGTQERLVQAERVLEQFSNESHHEFIRKYHSVASRAELQQARPLDGTFSPISFKPGLHQADIKLTVWKRLFRKVLPAPESLKLDPATAHPLLELSKGNTVVQCGLLAQRRASQPERFDYSTCVLASRGFSWGRHYWEVVVGNKSDWRLGVIKGTASRKGKLSKSPENGVWLIGLKEGRVYEAFGCPRVPLPVAGHPHRIGVYLHYERGELTFFDADRPDDLRLLYTFQADFQGKLYPILDTCWHERGSNTLPMVLSPPSGPAHLSPPQPTKL; this is encoded by the exons ATGGCGGGGCAGGTGAGCGTGCCCGCACTAGAGGACCGCCTTCAGTGCCCCATCTGCCTTGAGGTCTTCAAGGAGCCCATGATGCTGCCGTGTGGCCACTCCTACTGCAAGGGCTGCCTGGTGTCCCTGTCCCGCCACCTGGACTCAGAGCTCCGCTGCCCAGTGTGCCGACAGGAGGTGGATAGCAGCAGCCCCCCGCCCAACGTGTCCCTGGCACGGGTGATTGAAGCCTTACAGTTCCCTGGGGACCCAGAGCCCAAGGTCTGTGAGCACCACCGGAACCCGCTCAGCCTCTTCTGTGAGAGGGACCAGGAGCTCATCTGTGGCCTCTGTGGCCTGCTGGGCTCCCACCAGCATCACCGTGTCACACCCGTCTCCACAGTCTACAGCCGCATGAAG GAGGAGCTGGCGGCTCTCATCTCCAACCTGAAGCAGGAGCAGAAGAAGGTGGACGAGCATATTGCCAAGCTGGGCAACAACCGGACCCGCATTGTC AATGAATCGGATATCTTCAGCTGGGTGATTCGTCGTGAGTTCCAGGAGCTGCACCACCTGGTGGATGAGGAGAAGGCCCGCTGCCTGGAGGGGTTGGAAGGTCACACCCGCGGCCTCGTGGCCTCCCTGGACATGCAGCTAGAGCAGGCCCAGGGCACTCAGGAGCGGCTGGTCCAGGCCGAGCGCGTCCTGGAGCAGTTCAGTAATGAGAGTCACCACGAGTTCATCCGG AAGTATCACTCCGTGGCCTCCAG AGCAGAGCTCCAGCAGGCCCGGCCTCTGGACGGCACCTTCAGCCCCATCTCCTTCAAGCCAGGCCTCCACCAGGCTGACATCAAGCTGACCGTGTGGAAGAGGCTCTTCCGAAAGGTTCTGCCGG CCCCAGAGTCCCTCAAGCTAGACCCTGCCACCGCCCACCCCCTCCTGGAACTCTCCAAGGGCAACACGGTGGTGCAGTGCGGCCTCCTGGCCCAGCGGCGGGCCAGCCAGCCGGAGCGCTTTGACTACAGTACGTGCGTCCTGGCCAGCCGGGGCTTCTCCTGGGGCCGCCACTACTGGGAGGTCGTGGTGGGCAACAAGAGCGACTGGCGCCTGGGGGTCATCAAGGGCACGGCCAGTCGCAAGGGCAAGCTGAGCAAGTCCCCGGAGAACGGCGTGTGGCTCATCGGCCTGAAGGAGGGCCGCGTGTATGAGGCCTTCGGCTGCCCCCGGGTGCCCCTGCCTGTGGCCGGCCACCCGCACCGCATCGGCGTCTACTTGCACTACGAACGAGGGGAGCTCACCTTCTTCGATGCTGACCGCCCCGACGACCTGCGGCTGCTCTACACGTTCCAGGCTGACTTCCAGGGCAAGCTCTACCCCATCCTGGACACGTGCTGGCACGAAAGGGGCAGCAACACCCTCCCGATGGTGCTGTCCCCGCCCAGCGGGCCTGCCCACCTCAGCCCCCCGCAGCCCACCAAGCTGTAG